GACCGTGGAGATTTCAGGAAAGTTTTTTTGCCAGTAATCGAGCAGTGCATAAGCAAAAACAGCGTCTGGGAGGCTTCTGTGCTCACCCCTGATGAAAGTGAAGGTGTTGCGATCCAACCTCCTCAGGAGTCCCAACTCCACAAGTGGGGAATCAAAAGACTCTTCCCCGACCTGACCCCTCGGGTTCAAAGCAGGGAGGTAGGTGCGGATCAGGACTTCAAAATCCCGCTCGATGGAATTCGCGTTTGCACGAGAGTTTCCCTGATGCTGCAGGTGATCGAGGACCCATGAGACCACTTCCTGCCTTGTGAAGGTGTCCGTACGGAACACTGTGAAAAGCAGGTGCCACAGGGTGGCTTCTTCGGGATTTTGCAGGATCAGGTGGTGCAGGAGCCACAAGGTAGCGGGATCTTCGAGGTAAGGGTCCCATCCTTTTTCTGAAAGCAGCAGTCTTGCAAGTGTCGTGGGCTCGAAAAGGCCTTTGTGACCTTTGACAGGCTGAATGAGCCCCATCACCGTGCACCAATGCCGGATGGAACCCACCATGTTTTTGCCAACCCCGAGTGCAGTGGTGGCGTCTTCAAGGAGAAACAGGTGACTCTGCTGCTCAAGGCCCTGCACGGCTTTGGGCAACCAACTGTAACGCAGGGCAAAGGATTCATGGCCACTGAAGGACGTTCGGGTTAGAGGTGTCATGAGCATGGTTGGACCTTTCAAAGAGGAAGAGAACAACACCTCTAGCGGCCCTGTGTGAATGTTCTCCATCTACAGGGCTTGCAGGGCATGATGTTCGGGCG
The Deinococcus cellulosilyticus NBRC 106333 = KACC 11606 genome window above contains:
- a CDS encoding DUF4007 family protein; translated protein: MLMTPLTRTSFSGHESFALRYSWLPKAVQGLEQQSHLFLLEDATTALGVGKNMVGSIRHWCTVMGLIQPVKGHKGLFEPTTLARLLLSEKGWDPYLEDPATLWLLHHLILQNPEEATLWHLLFTVFRTDTFTRQEVVSWVLDHLQHQGNSRANANSIERDFEVLIRTYLPALNPRGQVGEESFDSPLVELGLLRRLDRNTFTFIRGEHRSLPDAVFAYALLDYWQKNFPEISTVSLERFMYHPGAPGAAFKLTETAFLNRVEQVQDLTGIHFDDTAGMRSLIKSAAWPENILFTLLENHYTLEGALP